In Primulina eburnea isolate SZY01 chromosome 3, ASM2296580v1, whole genome shotgun sequence, one DNA window encodes the following:
- the LOC140828704 gene encoding uncharacterized protein — MWGRTGVRTGPARGNRGPGGGNQGHADGNRGPRGGNQGHADGNRGPGGGNQGHADGNRGPRGGNQAHADGNRGPGGGQGRGVADLSLDQLAQLINTSVNEALRRNRTPSPPPQQPPLPPPLPEHMEAIWEEVRRLGRRMGGRPPVLDRESPLSLEILNEDLPVNFRQPTVKDYDGSTDPEEHLGRFNNSALLHRYSDGVKCRVFLTTLVGPAQRWFDLLPPHSITSFREFSTLFINQYATSKKYLKTSLGLFNLKQGDTDSLRDFIRRFNSAALEVPAAATETLVNAFTQGLRGGQFFNSLVKKPPQSYDELLSRAEKYVNLEDAQRQRRVDIRPDDKNKGKEKVEPSRKRPAERTEERSRGPGPFPYAPLAMSLERAMAICEERRKLERPKQAEKGPRLPPSDKFCEFHQEYGHVTNDCQRLGEEVQRIMQRDPHMKNLLARSEGRYRDERRDRGPPGVNQRPQPRENRPNRGGRDDPPRHQGPQVQQIANDPTRGVIHMITGGATDGDSGRARKAHGRRLESLGLDLTPKDDPVIGFGPDDMKGVMAPHNDALLVTLTIANYDVARIFVDTGSSVNVLFKRTLDQMKVEGFEFDHISTPLFGFTGHAVQTVGQIMLPLSLGAGPHRITKMTCFTVVDAPSSYNGILGRPALAEFRAVSSTYHQKLKYPVGNEVGVVGGDQKSSRRCYVDEVRQEVKRSRTEVGMIVAQPNMTSRREVQLTSEEEPETVEIGVQRSVRVAADLDPETKHDLLACLKTNIDVFAWSPQELRGISPGIMKHHLNTLPEARPVKQKKRHFGPEKDKVIKEQVDELLKAGHIREIFFPTWLSNVVLVPKSSGKWRMCVDFRDLNKACPKDCYPLPRIDQLVDSTSGHQYLCLMDAYQGYHQIPLAREDQDKVSFITSEGTFCYVVMPFGLKNAGATYQRLMDKVFSNQIGRNVEVYVDDILVKSKNSADLIADLRETFATLRSYGLKLNPQKCTFGVKSGKFLGYMVTERGIEANPEKVKAIQSMSPPGNLQEVQKLAGRIAALSRFISRAAHRSLPFFRVLRKAKKFEWDEECAKAFEDLKTYLAELPILAKPSIGEQLYVYLSATEAAVSSVLVRQKGTEQNPVYYISHALKGAELRYTTVEKLALALITTARRLRPYFLSHPIMVLTNSPLGKIMTHADISGRLVKWTTELGEYDIQYGPRTAIKAQALADFLAETLHVEIEDLWKVYVDGSSTNEGSGVGVLLISPKGDELKLAVRLDFRASNNEAEYEAVLAGLRAARQVGAARVHIFSDSQLVAHQMNGSYDTKNERLIEYVKAVEAAKELFTELVFKQIPREENEGADSLAKIASSLHSWKSREVVVQVELNPSVHYPSPEHEDNDWRAELLDYMKDGVLPEDPKKAYRMKRRSLRFVMVNGTLYKRSAFRPLLKCLGPKQSNYPSSSHATAVNVMVSSNINQLP, encoded by the exons ATGTGGGGACGAACAGGTGTAAGAACAGGCCCTGCGCGTGGCAACCGAGGTCCGGGAGGTGGCAACCAGGGCCATGCAGATGGCAACCGAGGTCCCAGAGGTGGCAACCAGGGCCATGCAGATGGTAACCGAGGTCCCGGAGGTGGCAACCAGGGCCATGCAGATGGCAACCGAGGTCCCAGAGGTGGCAACCAGGCCCATGCAGATGGTAACCGAGGTCCCGGAGGTGGCCAAGGCAGAGGTGTGGCTGATCTTAGTCTAGACCAATTGGCCCAGTTGATCAACACGTCTGTGAATGAGGCCCTCCGTCGAAATCGCACTCCATCACCACCGCCACAACAACCTCCTCTTCCTCCCCCTCTTCCTGAGCATATGGAAGCCATTTGGGAGGAAGTCAGGAGGCTTGGCAGGCGAATGGGGGGCCGACCTCCCGTATTGGACAGAGAAAGTCCACTCTCCCTCGAGATACTGAATGAAGACCTCCCCGTTAATTTCCGCCAACCAAccgtcaaggattatgatggaAGTACTGACCCCGAAGAACACCTTGGAAGGTTCAATAATTCTGCTTTGCTTCACCGATACTCAGATGGGGTCAAATGCCGGGTCTTCCTTACCACCCTAGTGGGACCCGCCCAGAGGTGGTTCGATTTGCTCCCACCACATTCCATTACCAGCTTTCGAGAATTCAGCACCCTATTCATAAACCAGTATGCTACAAGTAAAAAATACTTGAAAACCTCATTGGGCCTATTCAATTTGAAACAAGGAGATACAGATTCGCTGAGGGACTTCATTAGACGATTCAACAGTGCGGCCTTGGAGGTCCCAGCTGCAGCAACAGAAACCTTGGTAAATGCTTTCACGCAAGGGCTCCGAGGGGGACAATTTTTCAATTCCTTGGTCAAAAAACCCCCTCAAAGTTATGATGAGCTCCTGAGCCGAGCCGAGAAGTACGTGAATCTTGAGGATGCACAAAGGCAAAGGCGAGTGGATATCCGACCCGATGATAAAAATAAGGGGAAAGAGAAAGTGGAACCAAGTAGGAAGAGGCCTGCAGAAAGAACAGAGGAACGGAGCCGAGGTCCTGGGCCTTTCCCTTATGCCCCGTTGGCAATGAGCTTGGAAAGAGCTATGGCCATTTGTGAAGAAAGAAGAAAGCTGGAGCGACCGAAACAAGCCGAGAAAGGGCCGCGTTTACCTCCCTCAGATAAGTTTTGTGAGTTCCATCAAGAGTACGGTCACGTCACCAATGATTGCCAGAGATTGGGGGAAGAGGTCCAAAGAATCATGCAAAGAGACCCTCACATGAAGAACCTCCTAGCTCGATCAGAAGGAAGATATCGAGATGAGCGAAGGGATCGGGGACCTCCTGGGGTTAATCAGAGGCCACAACCCCGGGAGAACCGACCCAACCGCGGGGGTCGAGATGACCCCCCGCGACATCAAGGCCCTCAGGTCCAGCAGATTGCTAATGATCCGACCAGAGGAGTGATTCACATGATAACGGGTGGTGCCACCGACGGAGATTCGGGCAGGGCTCGTAAAGCTCATGGTCGGAGATTGGAAAGTTTGGGGTTAGACCTGACCCCCAAAGACGACCCCGTCATTGGCTTCGGGCCGGATgatatgaaaggtgttatggCACCTCATAACGACGCCTTACTAGTCACTCTTACTATCGCCAACTATGACGTCGCAAGAATTTTTGTTGACACCGGAAGCTCAGTTAACGTTCTTTTCAAAAGAACCCTAGACCAAATGAAAGTGGAAGGTTTCGAGTTTGATCACATCTCTACGCCTTTATTCGGCTTCACAGGACATGCGGTCCAAACTGTGGGGCAAATCATGCTCCCCTTATCCCTAGGGGCGGGACCTCACCGCATCACAAAAATGACATGTTTTACTGTGGTGGATGCCCCCTCTTCCTACAACGGAATACTTGGCCGACCTGCCCTGGCCGAATTCCGAGCTGTAAGCTCTACCTATCATCAAAAGCTGAAATATCCTGTGGGGAATGAAGTAGGAGTCGTCGGGGGGGATCAGAAATCCTCTCGACGATGCTATGTGGATGAGGTAAGGCAAGAAGTCAAAAGATCTCGGACAGAGGTAGGGATGATTGTGGCCCAACCAAATATGACCTCCAGAAGAGAGGTTCAGCTCACCTCAGAAGAGGAGCCAGAAACGGTAGAAATAGGGGTCCAGCGGAGTGTCAGGGTGGCGGCTGATCTTGATCCCGAAACCAAGCATGATCTGCTGGCCTGTTTGAAAACTAACATTGATGTATTTGCTTGGTCTCCACAAGAGCTTCGGGGGATCAGCCCCGGGATAATGAAACACCACCTCAACACTCTTCCCGAAGCCCGACCAGTCAAACAGAAGAAGAGGCACTTTGGCCCCGAGAAAGATAAGGTAATAAAAGAACAGGTAGACGAGCTCCTTAAGGCAGGACACATTAGGGAGATCTTTTTCCCAACATGGCTATCAAATGTTGTTCTGGTCCCCAAGAGCTCGGGAAAATGGAGAATGTGCGTCGACTTCAGAGATCTTAATAAAGCTTGCCCGAAAGACTGCTACCCCTTACCAAGGATTGATCAGTTGGTGGACTCCACCTCGGGTCACCAATATCTATGTCTAATGGATGCTTATCAGGGGTACCACCAGATACCCCTAGCAAGGGAAGATCAGGATAAAGTAAGCTTCATCACCTCTGAAGGAACATTCTGTTATGTGGTAATGCCTTTTGGGCTAAAAAATGCAGGGGCTACTTATCAGAGGCTCATGGATAAAGTTTTCTCAAATCAGATAGGAAGGAATGTGGAGGTCTACgtggatgatattttggtaaaaTCCAAGAATTCGGCGGACCTCATAGCCGACCTCCGTGAGACCTTTGCCACTCTGAGGTCTTATGGGTTAAAGCTAAACCCACAGAAGTGCACTTTTGGGGTCAAAAGCGGAAAGTTCCTGGGATATATGGTAACAGAAAGGGGGATTGAAGCCAACCCCGAGAAGGTAAAGGCCATCCAATCCATGTCACCTCCTGGGAATCTCCAAGAGGTCCAGAAGCTTGCCGGAAGAATCGCAGCTTTATCACGATTCATTTCGAGGGCGGCACACCGGAGTCTTCCTTTCTTCCGAGTCCTCAGAAAGGCCAAGAAATTTGAATGGGATGAAGAGTGCGCAAAGGCATTCGAAGACCTGAAGACATATCTGGCTGAGCTTCCGATACTAGCAAAGCCATCAATAGGGGAGCAGTTGTATGTTTATCTATCAGCCACCGAAGCAGCCGTGAGCTCAGTCCTGGTCAGACAAAAGGGCACCGAGCAGAATCCCGTATACTATATATCCCATGCACTCAAAGGAGCTGAGCTCAGATATACGACAGTGGAAAAACTTGCTTTGGCCTTGATCACCACGGCCCGGAGACTGAGACCATACTTTTTGTCTCATCCCATTATGGTCCTCACTAACAGCCCTCTCGGAAAGATAATGACTCATGCTGATATCTCAGGAAGATTGGTAAAGTGGACCACGGAACTGGGAGAATATGACATTCAATATGGACCTCGGACCGCAATCAAAGCACAGGCCTTGGCTGATTTCCTGGCTGAGACTTTGCATGTGGAGATTGAAGACCTTTGGAAGGTCTATGTGGATGGCTCATCCACCAATGAAGGCAGCGGAGTTGGTGTGTTATTGATCTCTCCAAAAGGGGATGAACTAAAGTTAGCCGTGAGACTAGACTTTAGGGCATCCAACAATGAGGCAGAATACGAGGCGGTCTTAGCAGGTCTAAGAGCAGCACGGCAGGTCGGAGCAGCTCGGGTCCACATCTTCTCTGATTCTCAGCTGGTGGCCCACCAAATGAATGGATCCTATGACACCAAGaatgagagattgatagaatacgTAAAAGCCGTGGAAGCAGCTAAGGAACTCTTTACAGAACTGGTTTTTAAGCAGATCCCCAGGGAGGAGAATGAGGGAGCCGACTCCCTTGCAAAAATAGCGAGCTCACTTCACAGCTGGAAATCAAGAGAGGTGGTGGTCCAAGTAGAACTAAACCCTTCTGTGCACTACCCCTCTCCTGAGCACGAAGACAATGACTGGCGCGCCGAGTTATTAGATTACATGAAAGATGGGGTGCTCCCTGAAGATCCGAAGAAGGCTTACAGGATGAAGCGAAGAAGCCTTCGGTTTGTAATGGTCAACGGAACTCTTTACAAGAGGTCAGCCTTTCGGCCTCTTCTCAAGTGTTTGGGTCCCAAGCAATCTAACTAT CCATCGTCATCTCATGCGACAGCTGTCAACGTCATGGTAAGCTCCAACATCAACCAGCTGCCCTGA